The following are encoded in a window of Panicum virgatum strain AP13 chromosome 5N, P.virgatum_v5, whole genome shotgun sequence genomic DNA:
- the LOC120672885 gene encoding 50S ribosomal protein L15-like — MWRRASQLLLRTSAAATRRLPLPPPPRPLPLAPTWVASASSSYATQAAAAAAAPAPARRPLRTVGSLLRLNDLRDNPGARKQKTRKGRGIGSGKGKTAGRGHKGQKARGTARFGFEGGQTPLRRRLPRRGFKNRFSLTFQPCGLGKIAKLINAGKIDSSELITMKTLKETGAIGKQIKDGIRLMGRGAEEIKWPIHLEVSRTTARAKAAVEAAGGTVRLVYYNKLGFRALLKPEWFVKKGRLLPKAARPPPKQRDKVDSIGRLPAPTKPLPFTPEELEFAAKRDAACVSVTA; from the exons ATGTGGCGCCGCGCCTCCCAGCTCCTCCTccgcaccagcgccgccgccacccggcGCCTCCCGCTTCCGCCCCCACCCCGGCCGCTCCCCCTCGCGCCCACATGGGTCGCttccgcgtcctcctcctacgccacccaggcagcggcggccgcggcggcgccagcgccggcgcggAGGCCGCTGCGGACGGTGGGGTCCCTGCTACGGCTGAACGACCTGCGTGACAACCCGGGCGCGCGGAAGCAGAAGACGCGCAAGGGACGCGGGATCGGCTCCGGGAAGGGCAAGACGGCCGGCCGCGGACACAAGGGACAGAAGGCGCGCGGCACCGCCAGGTTCGGCTTCGAGGGCGGCCAgaccccgctccgccgccgcctgccccggcGTGGATTCAAGAACCGCTTCTCCCTCACATTCCAG CCCTGTGGACTAGGGAAAATTGCAAAGCTCATCAATGCTGGAAAAATTGATTCCTCTGAACTGATCACAATGAAGACACTGAAG GAAACAGGTGCCATTGGGAAGCAAATAAAGGATGGAATTCGCTTAATGGGTCGTGGAGCAGAAGAAATCAAATGGCCGATTCACCTTGAG GTATCAAGGACAACAGCAAGAGCAAAAGCTGCCGTGGAAGCAGCTGGTGGGACAGTAAGGCTGGTGTACTACAACAAGCTTGGCTTCCGAGCGCTCCTGAAACCTGAGTGGTTTGTGAAGAAGGGCCGCCTGCTACCAAAAGCAGCGCGACCTCCGCCCAAGCAACGAGATAAGGTGGATAGCATTGGCCGCCTGCCCGCACCGACAAAGCCACTCCCCTTCACGCCAGAGGAGCTGGAGTTTGCAGCAAAGCGTGACGCTGCTTGTGTGAGTGTGACTgcataa
- the LOC120672884 gene encoding uncharacterized protein LOC120672884 — protein MPRVDFPEFDGRNPKIWQRECESYFELYAVPFNMWIKLATLNFTHSAAFWLQSVEPLLPTYTWKDFCTAVVDRFQRDQHNFLLRQFFHIRQHYTVPEYIAQFDELIHQIKAHDPTFNPLLVTSRFIDGLKHEIKSVVMVHKPRDLDTASSLALLQEELVTDVYKRDIKKTDGSGVFKPFLKQSLPNIVPPSPSTLSTPSAVSRSPNYSSPEEKLHVESTKVQSFEEKLAAVKAYRRAKGLCYKCGTKWAPNHKCAPTVSLHMVEELWQLLPESPEANQSEQYDSGEDLMAISLHKNGTDTLKTIRVMGKILDQHPLILVDSGSSSSFIAEQMAAAIPSWTMLQTPLSVRVANGSILMCTHEITVPYSSKATASMSTSRFYLSNVMILC, from the coding sequence ATGCCTCGCGTTGATTTTCCTGAATTTGACGGTCGCAATCCTAAAATATGGCAACGCGAGTGTGAATCCTATTTCGAGCTATATGCTGTCCCTTTTAATATGTGGATTAAGTTGGCTACGCTGAATTTTACCCACTCTGCTGCCTTTTGGCTTCAGTCTGTAGAACCTCTCCTGCCTACATACACTTGGAAAGATTTTTGTACTGCTGTAGTTGATCGATTTCAGAGAGATCAACACAATTTCCTGCTAAGACAATTCTTTCATATCAGGCAACATTATACTGTTCCTGAATATATTGCCCAATTTGATGAACTGATTCACCAGATCAAAGCTCATGATCCTACTTTTAACCCTCTGTTAGTGACCAGTAGGTTCATTGATGGATTGAAACATGAGATTAAATCTGTAGTCATGGTTCATAAACCTCGTGACTTGGATACTGCTAGTTCTCTTGCTTTGTTACAGGAGGAGCTTGTCACTGATGTGTACAAACGAGACATTAAGAAGACTGATGGCTCTGGGGTGTTCAAACCTTTTCTGAAGCAGTCTCTGCCCAATATTGTTCCTCCAAGCCCTTCTACACTGTCTACACCAAGTGCTGTCTCTAGAAGTCCTAATTATTCTAGCCCTGAGGAAAAGCTTCATGTGGAGTCAACTAAGGTACAATCCTTTGAAGAGAAACTAGCTGCTGTTAAAGCTTACAGACGTGCCAAGGGTCTCTGCTACAAATGTGGTACTAAATGGGCACCTAACCATAAGTGTGCACCCACAGTCTCTCTGCATATGGTTGAGGAATTATGGCAGCTGTTACCTGAATCTCCTGAAGCCAATCAGTCAGAACAGTATGACTCTGGTGAGGATCTTATGGCTATCTCACTCCATAAGAATGGGACTGACACACTTAAAACAATTCGAGTAATGGGCAAGATTCTTGATCAGCACCCTCTAATCTTGGTAGATTCAGGTAGTTCTAGCAGTTTTATAGCTGAACAAATGGCAGCAGCTATACCTAGTTGGACAATGCTTCAGACACCTCTTTCAGTCAGAGTGGCTAACGGATCCATTCTTATGTGTACTCATGAAATCACTGTCCCTTACTCATCCAAGGCCACTGCTTCTATGTCAACCTCAAGATTTTACCTCTCCAATGTTATGATATTGTGTTAG